ACTTCTATTGTTGGTTATTGGATTAATAACGCAGTTACCAAAGCCAAATACAAAAATGCGGACGACATTGACTTTGAAGCTCCGCTGACATCCCTCGTGTGGATTACTTCTTTACTTTCCATCGTTTCTACTTTTGTTGTCAGCTATTTTACCATTCGGGCACTACCGAATAACATGTGGATTGTTTTGTCGGTGATTATCAGTGCCGGAACACTTGGTGCCGCACTGATTCCCGAATTTACCAAACTGTTTACCAGTCCTAAATCAGCCCACGTAAACGAAGTGGTTGAAGCTTCGCGTCAGGGTGGTGCTTCGTTAAACATTCTTTCCGGTCTGGTTGCCGGTAACTTCTCCGGTTTTTGGCAAGGCATGGTTTTCTTGCTGCTGATGTTTATCGGCTATTATGCCAGCACTTTCGGCCTGGGCGATTTTATGATGTATCCTTCCATCTTTGCTTTTGGTCTGGTGGCTTTCGGTTTCCTTGGCATGGGGCCGGTTACCATTGCTGTGGACAGCTATGGCCCGGTTACCGACAATGCCCAGTCGATTTACGAACTGTCGCTGATCGAAGAAAACAAAGAAGAAGTGACTCCTGAAATTGAAAAGGAATTTGGTTTTACCCCCGATTTTGAAAAAGCCAAATATTATCTTGAAGCCAACGATGGCGCAGGAAATACATTTAAAGCCACAGCCAAGCCGGTGTTGATTGGTACAGCTGTGGTGGGAGCTACCACCTTGATTTTCTCGCTGATTCTTGTCATCCAAAAAGGTCTCGGTGTTAATCCTTCCGATATTCTGAATATCCTGAACCCGTTTACCATTCTGGGCTTCCTTGCCGGAGGCGCTGTGGTATACTGGTTTACCGGAGCTTCCATTCAGGCGGTTACCACCGGTGCCGGCCGTGCTACCGAATATATCAAGAACAATATTAACCTCGACCTTGGCGCAGAAAAGAAAGCCGATATCAATAAATCCAAAGAAGTGGTGAGAATTTGTACCATGTATGCCCAAAAAGGAATGTGGAATATTTTCTTTGCCCTTTTCTCTTTTGCTTTGGCTTTTGCCCTTTTGGCTGCTCCCGTTGGGTTGTTGGCATCCATGACCGACATGAAGGTGATTATCTCGCATTCGGCACCGGTATCCCTGTTCGTAGGGTATCTGCTGTCCATCGCTTTCTTTGGTTTGTATCAGGCCATTTTTATGGCTAATGCCGGTGGTGCCTGGGATAATGCCAAAAAAATTGTGGAAGTGGATCTGCAGGAAAAAGGAACCGATTTGCACGCCGCTACCGTGGTGGGCGATACCGTAGGCGATCCTTACAAAGATACCTCATCTGTTTCACTGAACCCGGTAATTAAATTCAGTACGTTATTCGGATTGCTTGCCATGGAAATGTCTATTTCCGAGCATTTCCGCAATGTGGCTCCTTACTTTGGAGTTGTCTTTTTGCTCGTGGCACTCTATTTCGTATATCGTACCTTTTACAAAATGCGTATCAAAGCGTAATTCCTGATTTTTATTAATGATAGAAAAGGAAGTGCTGTAAAGTGCTTCCTTTTTTGTTTGGAGGAATTTTTTGGGCGGCCGGGCGGGTGCTCCGCTATAGTCCCTTGTCCGGAAACCGTGTTTCGCAGGCAGCAGGCAGGGGCTTCGCCTGTCGCCCTGCCTGTGCGGCTTCACATCGGTTCCGGCCTGCAGGAGCTGCCGCTGCGCCCTTCTGAAGAACTCCTTCGGAGCCTGCCGCAAAAATATGTTCCTGCTGCCATTGTTGCTTTCCCAAACGGTAATTCGCTTTTGCGTAAAATGTTTATAAATTGCTTTGACTCGTTAAAAACAATGTGTTAAAGATTAAACAAACAAAAGAATAAATGTTACTTTTGCAACGCAAAAATAAAATGGACTGTTTTTGTAAATTATTGTTCTTTAATTTTTTACGTATTGTTTAAAAAATAACATATGGTTCAAAATAAATTTCTGGTTCGTCATATCGGACCAAGTGAAGAAGAGATTATCCAAATGCTGCGTAAACTGGGACTCTCTTCTGTTGAACAGCTTATCGATGAAACCATTCCTGCCAATATTCGTCTGAAAGAAGATCTTGATCTTGAAGAAGGAATGGACGAATACAGCTACCTGCAGTACATTAAAAAACGGGCTTCTCAAAACAAAATCTTTAAAACCTATATCGGACTGGGGTATTACAACACCATTGTCCCGCCGGTGATTATGCGCAACGTTTTTGAAAACCCGGGATGGTACACCTCTTACACGCCTTATCAGGCCGAAATAAGCCAGGGACGGCTCGAAGCGCTGCTGAATTTCCAGACCATGGTTGCCGACCTTACCGGATTGCCGCTGGCCAACTCTTCGTTGCTCGACGAAGGAACAGCCGCTGCCGAAGCCATGCTGATGCTTTTTCATGCCCGCCCGCGGGCGCAGGTAAAAGCCGGCGCCAATGTTTTTCTGGTTTCCGCAAACCTGTTTCCGCAAACACTGGATGTGCTCAAAACACGGGCCGGTTCCAAAAATATTGATTTGCAGATACTGCCGGACGACGAATTTGAACTTTCTGAAAAAGTGTTTGGCTGCATGGTGCAGTATCCCGACAAAAACGGCCAGATTAATAACTATTCGGTCCTTGTCAGCCGGCTGAAAGAAAAAAATATTCCGTTGGCTGTGGCGGCCGATTTGTTAAGCTTAACCCTGTTGACTCCTCCGGGTGAATGGGGCGCCGATGTGGTTTTTGGCTCGTCACAGCGTTTTGGTGTTCCTATGGGATACGGCGGTCCGCATGCGGCCTATTTTGCCACTACTGAAACCTACAAACGGCAAATCCCGGGACGCATCATCGGTATTTCGAAAGATGCCCGCGGAAAAACCGCTCTGCGGATGGCACTGCAAACCCGCGAACAACATATCAAACGCGAAAAAGCCACGTCCAACATTTGTACGGCACAGGCACTGTTGGCGGTAATGGCCGGATTTTACGGCGTTTACCACGGAAAAGAAGGCCTGATTAAAATAGCCGAAGAGATACATTCTCTCACGGTGGATCTGGCTGCTGCCCTTCAAAAATATGGTTACAACAACCTGAACAGTGCTTATTTCGATACGCTGTATCTCGAAATTCCTTCCGGTGTCAACACGGGACTCATCCGTGCCAAAGCACTCGAAAACCAAATTAATTTCTTTTATGCTGACGACCGGCATCTTGGTATCAGTCTTGATGAAACCACCCGGACGGAAGATGTGGAAAAAATTGTTTCTGTTTTGGCAGATGCTGCCGGTAAACAAAAAGAGCCGGTTTCGTTCGGTAAGCCGGAAATGAATCTGAAAACAGCTCTTCCGGCTCCGTTGCGGCGCACAAGCGATTTTATGACGCATCCGGTCTTTAAAAAATACCGTTCCGAAACACAGATGATGCGTTATCTGAAATCGCTTGAAAACAAAGATCTTGCATTGAACCGCACCATGATTCCGTTGGGTTCCTGTACCATGAAACTGAATGCTGTTTCAGAAATGATGCCGGTGAGTTGGCCTGAGTTTACCGATTTGCATCCGTTTATTCCACAGGGTCAGGCAGCGGGTTATCATGCCGTTATCGAAGATATGGAACGGATTCTGTGCGAGATTACTGGGTTTGATGCCGTTTCATTTATGCCTAACTCGGGTGCTGCCGGCGAATATACCGGGTTGATGATGATTCGTGCTTATCTGCATAGCCGGGGCGAACAGCATCGTAATGTTTGCCTGATTCCGGCTTCGGCTCACGGTACCAATCCTGCCAGCTCAGTCATGGCCGGATTTCAGGTGGTGGTGGTCAAAACCGATGAAAACGGGAATATCGACGTGGATGACCTGAAGCAAAAAGCGGAAAAATACAAAGATACGCTCGGCGCGTTGATGGTAACTTATCCTTCCACGCATGGTGTTTTTGAGGAAGCCATTCGCGAAATTATTGAGATCATCCATTCGCACGGCGGACAGGTTTACATGGACGGTGCCAACATGAATGCCCAGGTTGGGTTGACCAGCCCCGGATTTATCGGTGCCGATGTGTGTCATCTCAATTTGCATAAAACCTTTGGCATTCCTCATGGCGGTGGTGGCCCGGGTGTGGGGCCGGTAGGAGTGGCTGCCCATCTGAAACCTTTTTTGCCTAAACATGTTTTTGTGGAAACCGGTGGTGAAAAAGGAATTCCGGCGGTGTCTTCAGCTCCTTACGGCAGTGCACTGGTGTTGCTGATTTCGTACGGTTATCTGAAAATGCTTGGGAAAACCGGTTTGAAAGAAGCTACAAAAATGGCCATTCTGAATGCCAATTACCTTAAAGATTCGCTAAAGGACGCTTATCCGATTTTATATACGGGAAAAAATGGCCGGGTAGGCCATGAAATGATTCTTGATTGCAAAGCTTTTAGTAAAACGGCCGGCATTGAAGTGATTGACATTGCCAAGCGGCTGATGGATTACGGCTTTCATGCGCCGACAGTGGCATTCCCGGTTCACGGCACATTGATGGTGGAGCCTACCGAAAGCGAACCGCTGGAAGAACTCGACCGTTTTGTGGCTGCGATGAAAGCCATTCGCGAAGAAATTCGTGAAGTAGAAGAAGAAAAAGCTGAGCGGAAAAACAATGTGGTTTCCAATGCTCCACATACGGCTGATATGGTGATTGTTACCGACTATACTTTGCCTTATTCCCGCGAAAAAGCAGTTTTCCCGCTGGATTGGGTTCGCGAGAACAAATATTTCCCGCCGGTGGGCAAAATTGACGATGCTTACGGCGACCGTAATCTCTGTCCCTGCCTGCCGGTAAGCGATTACGAAGGCCCGGTAGTGGAAGTGAAAGAGATGTAAATAATTCCGGTTAAAAAGAAAAAGCCTCTGTTTCGAAAAAGGAGAAACAGAGGCTTTTTTATGAAGTGTAATTTTGTTGCGTAATCGGTATTACACCATGGTAATGCGTGTTCCTCCGTTATCTACACCCAGCAAATTGGTTTCGGTGATAATGGTGTCTTTTCCGGTACTTTCCACAAAATTAATGGCGGCGCGTACCTTGGGTGCCATACTACCTTCGCCAAATTGACCTTCTTCCAGGTAACGTTTGGCTTCGTTCAGGCTCATTTTATCAATGGCTTTTTCCTGCGGCGTATTAAAATTGATAAATACCTTGGGAATATCAGTCAGGATGAACAATTTATCAGCCCGGATTCCTACTGCCAATCTTGAAGAAGCCAAATCTTTGTCAATCACGGCGTCAATACCCTGTAACTTGTTCTCTTTTACATAAAAACAGGGAATCCCGCCACCGCCCACTGCAATGACAATATGTCCTTCGCGGGCAATTTTTTCAATGGTTTTTTGATTAAAGATCAACATGGGGTTGGGCGAAGCTACCACTTTTCGCCATCCTCTTCCCCGGGCATCTTCTTTAAAAATGGCTCCGGTTTCTTTCATTATGGCATCCGCTTCTTCTTTAGTGTAATAAGGTCCCACAGGCTTGGTCGGATTTTTAAAAGCCGGGTCGTTTTTATCTACTAAAACCTGTGTTACTAAAGTTACAATATCGCGGTCTTTATCTTGTTTCATCAACACATTCCGGAGTTGTTGTTCCAGTACATATCCAATGAAACCCTGAGAATAGGCCCCGCAAATATCCAATGGCATTTCAGGAATTCCGTACACTTGTTTCCCGGCAGCGTTGGCCAGCATAATGTTACCTACTTGAGGCCCGTTGCCATGGGTAACAACCATATTGTATTTTTTCTTTAATAACTTGGTTAATTTTTTAGCAGCTTCATAAGCGTTAGCTTCCTGCTCATCAATGGTTCCTTTCTGTCCGGCCCTTAAAAGGGCGTTTCCGCCAAAAGCGACAACCGCTAATTTTTTCATATTTTTTGTGTTTTAATAAGATTCGTAAAAAAGAGTGCAAATTTAATAAAAAGGCGCAATCGTTGTAGTTTTAGCCCAGGGGTGGGTGGTTTAAATCTAAATATTGCTTTAAACCGGTGTTGACTTAAAACCTTTTTTAATTTTGCAATAAGAATAAATGGAAAGATGCGTAAATTAAGAAATGAAGAGTTAGGAAGGTTGGATGTAGACCGTTTTAAAAAGGTGCCGAAAGTACCATTTGTTGTAGTTCTTGATAACGTCAGGAGTTTAAATAAT
The sequence above is drawn from the Candidatus Sulfidibacterium hydrothermale genome and encodes:
- a CDS encoding sodium-translocating pyrophosphatase, whose translation is MKKLISLLAFFAVPAFSMASEADLVIPDGMRHEPLLYWSFLVTIAGMLFGLYHYTRVKKVGAHHSMLEVADVIYQTAKTYLVQQGKFLAILFLIVGVIVAFYFGFLSAGDFGVGGVLMILGWTVLGILGSYSVAWFGIRMNTLANSRMAFASLERKPLKLHSIPLEAGMSIGVMLVSLELTMMTIILVFVPGQYAGASFIGFAIGESLGASALRIAGGIFTKIADVGSDLMKVIFKIGEDDPRNPGTIADCVGDNAGDSVGPTADGFETYGVTGVALITFIVLAITKVTAPEHFLEYQIDLLTWVFVIRVVMIVTSIVGYWINNAVTKAKYKNADDIDFEAPLTSLVWITSLLSIVSTFVVSYFTIRALPNNMWIVLSVIISAGTLGAALIPEFTKLFTSPKSAHVNEVVEASRQGGASLNILSGLVAGNFSGFWQGMVFLLLMFIGYYASTFGLGDFMMYPSIFAFGLVAFGFLGMGPVTIAVDSYGPVTDNAQSIYELSLIEENKEEVTPEIEKEFGFTPDFEKAKYYLEANDGAGNTFKATAKPVLIGTAVVGATTLIFSLILVIQKGLGVNPSDILNILNPFTILGFLAGGAVVYWFTGASIQAVTTGAGRATEYIKNNINLDLGAEKKADINKSKEVVRICTMYAQKGMWNIFFALFSFALAFALLAAPVGLLASMTDMKVIISHSAPVSLFVGYLLSIAFFGLYQAIFMANAGGAWDNAKKIVEVDLQEKGTDLHAATVVGDTVGDPYKDTSSVSLNPVIKFSTLFGLLAMEMSISEHFRNVAPYFGVVFLLVALYFVYRTFYKMRIKA
- the arcC gene encoding carbamate kinase, which codes for MKKLAVVAFGGNALLRAGQKGTIDEQEANAYEAAKKLTKLLKKKYNMVVTHGNGPQVGNIMLANAAGKQVYGIPEMPLDICGAYSQGFIGYVLEQQLRNVLMKQDKDRDIVTLVTQVLVDKNDPAFKNPTKPVGPYYTKEEADAIMKETGAIFKEDARGRGWRKVVASPNPMLIFNQKTIEKIAREGHIVIAVGGGGIPCFYVKENKLQGIDAVIDKDLASSRLAVGIRADKLFILTDIPKVFINFNTPQEKAIDKMSLNEAKRYLEEGQFGEGSMAPKVRAAINFVESTGKDTIITETNLLGVDNGGTRITMV
- the gcvP gene encoding aminomethyl-transferring glycine dehydrogenase — its product is MVQNKFLVRHIGPSEEEIIQMLRKLGLSSVEQLIDETIPANIRLKEDLDLEEGMDEYSYLQYIKKRASQNKIFKTYIGLGYYNTIVPPVIMRNVFENPGWYTSYTPYQAEISQGRLEALLNFQTMVADLTGLPLANSSLLDEGTAAAEAMLMLFHARPRAQVKAGANVFLVSANLFPQTLDVLKTRAGSKNIDLQILPDDEFELSEKVFGCMVQYPDKNGQINNYSVLVSRLKEKNIPLAVAADLLSLTLLTPPGEWGADVVFGSSQRFGVPMGYGGPHAAYFATTETYKRQIPGRIIGISKDARGKTALRMALQTREQHIKREKATSNICTAQALLAVMAGFYGVYHGKEGLIKIAEEIHSLTVDLAAALQKYGYNNLNSAYFDTLYLEIPSGVNTGLIRAKALENQINFFYADDRHLGISLDETTRTEDVEKIVSVLADAAGKQKEPVSFGKPEMNLKTALPAPLRRTSDFMTHPVFKKYRSETQMMRYLKSLENKDLALNRTMIPLGSCTMKLNAVSEMMPVSWPEFTDLHPFIPQGQAAGYHAVIEDMERILCEITGFDAVSFMPNSGAAGEYTGLMMIRAYLHSRGEQHRNVCLIPASAHGTNPASSVMAGFQVVVVKTDENGNIDVDDLKQKAEKYKDTLGALMVTYPSTHGVFEEAIREIIEIIHSHGGQVYMDGANMNAQVGLTSPGFIGADVCHLNLHKTFGIPHGGGGPGVGPVGVAAHLKPFLPKHVFVETGGEKGIPAVSSAPYGSALVLLISYGYLKMLGKTGLKEATKMAILNANYLKDSLKDAYPILYTGKNGRVGHEMILDCKAFSKTAGIEVIDIAKRLMDYGFHAPTVAFPVHGTLMVEPTESEPLEELDRFVAAMKAIREEIREVEEEKAERKNNVVSNAPHTADMVIVTDYTLPYSREKAVFPLDWVRENKYFPPVGKIDDAYGDRNLCPCLPVSDYEGPVVEVKEM